The sequence CGGGGTGATGTCCAACTGATGGTTAAACAGCGTCCCCACCAAAAGGGGAATCACTGAAATGGGGGTACGCAAAAAGTGTGCAGGAAGAATGAGGGAGAAATGTGAATATTTACGTTTACGCTTATGTTCACccgtgtgtatatattttttttttttttttttttttttggctagctacagtgtaaaaaaaaaattgaacttttgaaatttttgagcattttagctgttttttttttttttttttttttttgcgcgcgGTGTGTTGGCACTTCAAAATGTAGACCCAAAAGAaacatccctttttttttctacattacAGAAGTGGTGAGTTAACGATTTTCAGTTggaagttcttttttttttttccaaagtttGTGATGTTGGGGAGAATTgccttttaaaaaggggttGTTGTGCTATGTTGGAAAGCCGCGCTCGTTTGGTGTGCTcatctgtttttttcatctatTTTGCTTGCCTGTTTTGCTCACCTGGTTTGCCCCTTGAGTTCTCAACCACGCTCTCCTGCGtgtttttacttcattttattctttttccttttttattttatcctattattttctcttttattttttccttcttgcaTGCGGCGAAACCTTCACACGCAGAACAAactggaggggaaaaatacaaaatggtCACTACTGCCGTTGTGacttgttctctttttttctccacacGCGTTGCCACCCATTCGAGTTGAGTGTCAGTCGTTTTTAATTCGTAGACCAACTTGTTGTTTAAACTTTACGAGTTAGTGTTTTCCGCGCAGTTCGTTTTTGTGTCAACTGTGctcgtttttgttttttttttgttttttttttttcgtcactattcagtttttttttccgttttttttttcgtcactttttcgtttttttgctCCCCCCAAACAACGGTCCCAAGTGGTTAAAAGGCTGCTCCCCTGTTTGACTCACCACAGGGCGAAGCAGACCATTCCCAAACATGGACGTGGGCACATCAATTCATTCCTGCCACGCGTAACGTGTAATCGTACCCTTTTGCTTGCTATACAGCGGTGCTACACCGGCGAGTGAGTTGCGAAAGTAGGTTCAAGTCGAATTCGCATTTAACGAGTAGAGAAccagtctttttttttacatcaaCTTAACCcgtttatgttttttttttcttcttaagcTGTGTATACTTTACCAGACGAGTTGGCAAAATTTGCACAAGTCAGCAAACCAACCAAGTCGCGTCTTCCGTgcaatccttttttttttttttttttttccgtcattttaatatataccaTCCGAATATTCGTCTACACTttaaatacataaaaaagattGCGTGAAATTGCTCGTTCATGTTGATCGAATGAGATGCCACCTGACGGGATGATCAATTTTGGCGCATAGATGAATAATAGCTACTGGTGTGTGCCACGACACGTGAAGTAGAACTGCTGCGGAAGCAGTGTGGCCTTTTtgtccaatttttccttttttttttttttcttcttccgtttGCCTGCCGACCTGCGTACATGAGAGGCTGACGGTGGCCATTCAAATAAACCTCCAAAGTTAAAGCAGCAACCACCCGCAAGATGAAGCACGCCAAGGGGTTAAGGACGCTCTTCTGTGGAGCTCtgtttttacttcatttatGTTGGGAAGCCACGTGCCACAAGGTGTATAAGGTTGGGCCAGAACCCATCCCCTGTTCGCAATGCAGAGACGTACGGGAATGTAGTGCGTGTGTGTTTGAGGAACAGGAGTCTCCATATGCAATCCACTTGAAGCTAAACAAGAACAAGCCAAATGACCACAGCAATTTGAAAAAGCATCACGATTCGCTGAAGCTCGGAGGGGTGAAGTACTACGTCAAGAGGGGAGAAGGAATTTCAGGCAGTTTGGGTAACCCATCGGGGAACACCCTGAATGATATAGACAGGATTAACGAGGAGATCAGAAACAGGCGTGAGGACAGCGCTCAGGGGGGCAGGAACTTCATTGACATTAGCAGTTATGGAAAGGATAGCTTGTCAGACTACTTTGTGGGTGTGCAGAAGCATGCCTACACGGAGGTGGGGAGCATAAACGGGGGAAGTAACGAAGGTGCAGGTGACCACCCCGCCAGGGTGGAAAAGAACTTCATCGACCTGAAGAACACCAACGCAGTGGTGGAACAGACGGAGGAGAACGTCTTCCTAGTCCCGCTGAAGCATTTGCGAGATAGCCAATTTGTTGGGAAGCTCCTAGTTGGGGTTCCTCCACAGGAGATCCACCCCATCTTCGACACAGGCAGTACAAATCTGTGGGTCGTTACAACAGATTGTGAAGAAAATTCTTGCAAAAAAGTTAACAGGTACAATCCGTATAAATCCAAAACGTTTAGGAGGTCCTTCATAGGGAAGAATCTTCACATCGTTTTCGGATCGGGTTCTATTTCAGGATCCATTGGGAAAGAAACGTTCGTCTTAGGAGACCACACAGTACGCAACCAAACCTTTGGCTTAGTGGAGAGTGAATCGAATGACAGTTTAAATGGAGATAACATTTTTGACTACATAGATTTTGAGGGGATTGTTGGGTTGGGATTCCCAGAAATGCTATCTGCAGGGAaggtttcctttttcgaTAACCTACTAAagcagaataaaaatttgtcacCCCAGTTTTCTTTCTACATTTCACCAGATGACAACACATCTACATTTATAATAGGTGGTTTGAGCAAATCCTTTTACGAAGGTAGTATTTATATGCTTCCCGTCATTAAGGAGTATTATTGGGAAGTGGAGTTGGACGCCATTTACgtgggggagaagaaaatttgcTGTGAGGAGAAAAGTTACGCGATTTTCGACACAGGAACGTCCTACAACACTATGCCCAGTGCACAGATAAAGGACTTCTTCGATGTAGTTGCTTCTGTCCCTTGTACGGAAGAGAATTACCAGGACGTCCTCAAGAAATATCCCGTCATTAAGTATGTCTTTGGCGACTTAGTTATAGAACTTATGCCTGAAGAATACATGATTTTAAATGAGGACAGTTGCATCCCGGCGTACATGCAGATTGACGTTCCCTCTGAGAAGAACCACGCGTACCTCCTCGGAAGCATTGCCTTCATGCGGCACTACTACACGGTCTTCGTGCGTGGCGTGGGGGGAAAACCGTCCATGGTGGGCGTTGCGAAGGCCAAGTCGGCTGCACCGGCTGTGAAGTGATAGAGGTGGCATGTTAGAAGAGGTACATCCAACCTTGGATCTCCATAATGCTGCTTTAAAAGTCGGTGCGGATGCCTCGTCACATTTCTACGCCAGGTGTTTGTACgcacacacaaatgtacctgtttttgttacttttttccgACGGGCAAATTTTTCCCCAACAGGAGCTGCTCCtactattttattttattttattattttattttattatcttatttttttgtgtaaaaacTTACTCCGCTTCGTCTCAGCATGCCGTTTTGtgtctttcccattttgctttttttttaaatttgggAGGGAGCAACGGGATGGGACAATCCGCATcctttaattaaataaataataattttttttttttttctctcttgaTGATAGTGTACCACCACATCAACGTGGGTGGCGCCGCTCGGTCTTTATACATAgtttattccttttacaaaaaaaaaaaaaaaagaggttcATTCGATTCGttcaaaaaagaagcaaaatgagaAGACGACATAGTTACGTAATCcttttgacaaaaaaaaaaaaaaaaaaaaaagggggggaagggacaGAAATAAACATGCACGAGTGGACACAGAAGGTTGATCAAATAGAGTGGGGTGTACCCTATGTTTGGAGATGGTCAgaggggggggggaagacaATCGCAGATTGCGGAGTGGTCTGTGTAGCTTCACATGAGTTATGCTATGTGGTTAGCGTGCATGTCTGCTTCTTTATCCGTTTGCGAATTTTTAggcttttcccattttgcctATCATCGCGTGATGGAAATACGGGGTGCTTTCATTTTGACCTTCCCCGTGAGGAGCTTCGTCAGGTAGAACTGGATGTAGTCCAGCATCCGCACGCACTCCTCCTCGGAGTCGTTCAGGACTTTCATCT is a genomic window of Plasmodium coatneyi strain Hackeri chromosome 1, complete sequence containing:
- a CDS encoding Eukaryotic aspartyl protease; this encodes MKHAKGLRTLFCGALFLLHLCWEATCHKVYKVGPEPIPCSQCRDVRECSACVFEEQESPYAIHLKLNKNKPNDHSNLKKHHDSLKLGGVKYYVKRGEGISGSLGNPSGNTLNDIDRINEEIRNRREDSAQGGRNFIDISSYGKDSLSDYFVGVQKHAYTEVGSINGGSNEGAGDHPARVEKNFIDLKNTNAVVEQTEENVFLVPLKHLRDSQFVGKLLVGVPPQEIHPIFDTGSTNLWVVTTDCEENSCKKVNRYNPYKSKTFRRSFIGKNLHIVFGSGSISGSIGKETFVLGDHTVRNQTFGLVESESNDSLNGDNIFDYIDFEGIVGLGFPEMLSAGKVSFFDNLLKQNKNLSPQFSFYISPDDNTSTFIIGGLSKSFYEGSIYMLPVIKEYYWEVELDAIYVGEKKICCEEKSYAIFDTGTSYNTMPSAQIKDFFDVVASVPCTEENYQDVLKKYPVIKYVFGDLVIELMPEEYMILNEDSCIPAYMQIDVPSEKNHAYLLGSIAFMRHYYTVFVRGVGGKPSMVGVAKAKSAAPAVK